A stretch of DNA from Coccidioides posadasii str. Silveira chromosome 1, complete sequence:
CCCATTCCCTAACTCTCCCGGCGTGTTGGCGTTCTGGTGTAGACGCGTTCATGGGTTAAGGCGTACGGCGTTGTTTTGCTTCCTTCTATCTGCCCTGCCCGGTCGCATGAGCCCTGCGTGCGACGCCTGGGCTTTTAAGCTTGCACCTCTACGTTGGAGCTCCGTAGCATCAGCCTTATGGTGAAGCTAAGCAAGCTGAATGTGTACTCTGCTGGATAGACCGGGAGTTCTGGACGGAGGCCCCTGTCTCTTTTTGATGACATATCAAATCACATTCAACTTCTGAGTGTGCTCACTTCAGGTTGAAAGTTTTGGTTGCTCCTCACTCGGCTCAAAGGCAAAGTCTCTCATCCCGCGGGTTTAGGGTAGAGCATGATATATACTTGACAGCATTGGGAGTGTTTCCTGCCAGCCAGGCAGGTCATTGCTTGGGAATCATGAGATAGAGGAAGGCCGGGGAGAAGGTCAGGACAATAAGAAGTTAGAACAGACGGGCGAGCGTCTTGCACTGACCAGCTAAGTCGGATCAGGAGAATCCAGACCCTCTGACAACTACGGAGTGTACCTTTTACACctctctactccgtacgccGTACCTAGCTAGTCAACTAGCTAGAAATCTTCCACGGGTGCAACCGAAAATCAGCTTACTGCTCCGTGGCGCTGCCCCTGCCCTTGGCTAGACCCACGCCAAAGTCTATGCTCTCCGCGTCCTTGACGTTGTGAAAGACATATCGAATATGCCGAAAACAAGGCTCCTTGCTCCTGGACCCTGCGTCATGTGGTGCACTCCTTTCCGGCCCCTTCCGTTGAGTTTGAGGAGACGCACGTCCAATAACTTAACGACTTGGGGCGAGAGCAGATCCGCATCGACCAGATTGTCGGATACCCGCGGAAAATGTCTCCTTCGTATCGGCAATGCCACAGCCGGCGGCTTTACCGATCGCTTCTGAaatactccatacggagCAGTAATCTATGGACCGAGGGTACATAAATACGTATTTgctcaattttctttcttagcCAACAACTCCCGCTGTGATAGACATAACGGCCAAGCGAGGTATATTGAGCCATCCGAGAAAGGTCGAATCATTCAACGCCATTTACGTCTCGTCGGTTAGGAATCATGGTCAAACGAATTGTCCAGCATCCTCTGAGCATCTGTCGACCTGTCGTTCAACAGCCAATCGACCATGGCGAAAGCATCCAACATCGCATTGTAAGGGTGACCGAAGATATCGAGTGCTTGAAAAGGTTCTACTCAATCGATATTTCACCGACCACGGTGGCCAAATTGAAAAAGTACTATCATGAAGAGCTGGGAGAACTGGAGGCTTTGCCATTTCAATCCTACAACCAGGAGGATAAGATAGATTTCCTACTTCTGAGCAACTTTCTGAGACGGAGCCTCCGACGACTCGAATTGGATGAAACTCGGATTAAAAAGATGGACCCCCTACTACGGCCATTTGCTCCGTCCATTATTCAATTATGCGAGGACAGGCAAAAGGTTGTCCCGGTGGATGGCCAGGTCGCAGCGCAGCGGCTCGAGGACATCTCTAAAGCGATAACATCTCTCATGACAAGGCTCGAGAAAGGCGACATTGAAATAGACAAATTTAGCGCCTTCCGCGCCGCCAGTGCCGTGGAGCAACTTCAGCATTCTCTCGCAGAATGGTTCAGCTTTTACGAAGGATACGAGCCTCTACTGACTTGGTGGACATCACAGCCGCATTCTCAAGTGATTGTGAAATTGGAAGACCTTGCGGCAGCCATTCGACGAAACATTGTTGGCTTGGATCCGGATGAAGAAGACCCCATCGTCGGCCAACCAATCGGCTATGAAGGTTTGCTTGCTGACCTAGAAGCCGAAGTGATACCCTACACTCCAGAGGAGCTGATCACAATCGGCGAGAAGGAATATATATGGTGTGAACGAGAGATGAAGAATGCTTCACGGGAATTGGGCTTTGGAGAAGATTGGCGTAGGGCATTAGAATACGTCAAGAATCTTTACGTTTCTCCTGGGCAGCAACCGCAACTCGTTCGCAAACTTGCGGATGAAGCTATCGAATATGTAACCAAGAATGATTTGGTGACCGTTCCTCCTCTGGCTGCTGAGACGTGGAGGACGTTCATGATGTCTCCCTCCGCACAGAAAGTAGCCCCTTTTTTCCTGGGCGGCGAATCTATTCGGGTCTCCTTCCCTACCTCCTCAATGGACCACAACGACAAGCTCATGAGCCTTCGCTCAAACAACGTCCACTTCTCCCGTGCCACTGTCTTCCACGAGCTCATTCCTGGACACCACTTACAACTCTACATGGCCTCTCGTTACCGTCCCTATCGCCAGCTCTTCACCACCCCGTTCTGGATCGAGGGTGGTGCTTTGTACTGGGAAATGACTTTTTGGGATAGAGGATTCCCACAAAGCCCAGAGAACCGCATCGGAATGCTCTTCTGGCGCATGCATCGCTGCGCCCGCATCATCTTCTCACTCAAGTTTCATATGGGCCAGATGACACCACAGGAGTGCATCGACTTTCTCGTCTCGCGGGTCGGACACGAACGCGCCACAGCGGAGGGCGAGGTTCGTCGGTCATTCAATGGTGATTATTCCCCGTTATATCAGGCCGGGTATATGCTTGGTGCCCTACAGCTTCGGTCACTGAGACGTGAGATTGTGGATTCTGGAATTATTGGAGAAAAGGAGTTCCATGATTGGATTCTGAGGGAAAACCAGATGCCGATTGAATTTCTCAGGGCTATAATGCAGGATTTACCCTTAACACCGGAGTATAAGCCGTCGTGGAAATTTTATGGGTAGTGCAAGCAATAATCTAGTTTAACGGGTTTCATGGTTCTCTCTCGtcaatattctcttttgcGCTTACTCAAAGGAATGGTTAGTAATGCGAAGGGACCGAACTCCTGATCGTTGTAGATAGCCATCGAGATGGCAATGTGATTTAATAGCCATCGAGATAGCAATGTGATTTAATAGCCATCGAGATGGCAATGTGATTTAATACGAGTATAGAGGTTCCATCATTCGCTAATTCTTATATCAAGAGGATAAGAAGCAGATAGTTCCATCAAAAGTTCGCAAGACAGGCAAATCCGTgttaaaagaaaaaggcatAGCTGGCTATCTGAGCAGGGGGGAAAGAAGCACTAATGCACCACTTTACCACTCTGTTGGCCCGAACGTCTCACCTGGCGAAACTGTCCTACGCACCGCTTCGTAGGTGTAATCCTTCTCCTGCGTCAGCATCCATTGAAACACGCAATGTGTTGACTCTACATTAACTTACAATCGTTTCATACGGGATATTATTCCCCCACCAGTTCGGGAGACTAACTCCTGGGAATGTAATTGCGAAAAATATTACGATCGTGGCAATCACAAGGCCAGAGTCGAGTGCTGCGGCGGTGACATAATTGTACTGATGCCACCAACCGGACCACTTGCGGCGAATCCAGTAGTTGAAAATCAAGCCAACAATAGCCCAAGACGAGAAGCTCAGGGGAGTAGCACTGTACGCATAGTTAGATATCAAAGTTCTAACCCTGTTTCATGGGACCTCTGGACCAAATCAATGAGTGAGGACTTACGGTGGCAGCCAGTTCATAGCGCCGAGCATCCTAGTTTTCGTCGTTAGCTGGGCCCAACCCCGAATAGGGAGTCCTGGGATTAGAGTCACATACACTGGAGCATTGAGGAATCTTGCTGGGGATCGAGGGAAGAGCCTAATGAGAACATAAAATATAACAGGGAGGGCTGCTCCAATCAGCCAGTACCATTGAATGGAAGAGTATATGGAACCTGGGCCGAACATCCGCTGTGGTCCGATAACACCTAGAAAACCAGCCGTTAAAGAACAATTCACCATATCGGTGGCTAGGTGTTCGCTTACCCCATACTATACTTGATGAGAAAAATGTTTTACCGTTGGGACAGGTAAAATGAGCTGGTTGGTCGCTATTTCAAATGTTAGTACGTCGCGATCTTGCGCGAACATAGATGCGGCAGTGCAACTCACGGCGTGCAAACATTCTCGACGTTACCAAGAGTCCAGTTCATAACTGCTATCTGGACAAAGACAGCCCATATAGTAGCTCCGACCTGGCACGTAAATGTTGTCTTCGGTGGGACTTTCATATAATGACCCAGCTAATTCGGTCAGTATCGCTGCACAACGAATTTAATATGAGGGGCCTGAGTTATCTCGATGGAACTTCACCTTCAAATCTCGGCTATATGTTTGCCTGTAAGCCAGGATTAGCTTGAGCGCCTGCCCCAAATATTGGCAAAAGACTTACGCTCGTCCAAGTGTGTTAGTGGCATAGACCTTGAAGACCATGACGCCGATAGCTTTTCCTGGTAACATGAACCCACCGAGGAAAGGAGAGAGGACATTTAGTGCTAGGATGAGGGTTAACTCCAGCTCCTTTTACAGGGCAGGATGTTACTATACCAAGCGGTATATTTGCAATGGCCAAAAGCATGCATGTAGGGATCTGGCCGGGAGTGAGCATGGACACCAACAGAAGGGGGGCTAATTGATCGCACTTACAACAAAGACGAGCCCCATGATTGTAGCAACAAAAAATGCCCACCCTAAATTCAATGTTTAGACAAGTTAAGTAGTCGTAGAGTTGAACGGTACTTACACGGGAGCTGAGAAGAATACGCCTCGGAAGTAGCCAAACCCAAGGCGACGGAGACTGCTAACAGGACTGCATACCACCATTCGGGGCATTCCTCGTATTTCGACATCAATTTCATATGGATATCGGGCTCTTGATTTCTTGCAGCTTTGGCACGGTAAATAATTTCCTTGCCATGGTAGAGTGCGATATGGACAAGAACTGCGGTGAGGGCAGCGAATGATAACCCGTAATTTAGGGCAAACGTTGGCGCCAGAAACAACGGAGAGTACGATTTGTACTTCTCAATGTCGAATGAAAAGTTTGGTCCAAGAATTCTTGAAACATTATAGAAATTCTGTGTATTGTCGAACGTGGAAGAGGTGTTGATTGGAAGATAATCCGAGTACCTGCATTATAAATGAGAGACCCTACTTCAAGCAAAAACCAAGTGATACCTACATAGCCCCAGAATAAGAGATTCCAACAGTGGTTATGATGACAAAGAGCCCAAGCCCTATCAGAGTGTTAAGGTGCGAGTGCGTAGGCGACAACAATGGATTCTGTAAATAACTCGATATGTATCTAGCTAACATGTTAATTTAATGCTAGCAAGAAATATCGAGGAATACTAACGTCCAGTCAAATGTCAGCGGGATCAACGATAATCCCGTAAATCCACCGAACAGTTGGTTGATAACGGGGCTCTTGGGTCGGATCCCTAGAACAATGTTAGACGCGGGCGTCGATCCCGGGCATGGGGAGAAACTAACATGTTACAAAACAAAATACCGAAAGCCCTTGCCATAGAACTCCGGGAATCCTGTTTGGCACGTTAGCTTTGGACATGGCAATCCAAAAATGAACGGCCGTACCAATAATATGCGAATGCGGCCATCATAAGGTACAAGAACCAGCGATACCGTGAGATTCGCCAGCCATTGGTCGTAGATGGATCCGAGCGAGTTTTATCGTGAAGGGCGTAGAACAAGGATGTGTTTGAAAACACAGAAGGCCAGATCATTGCTGCTGGCCTGCATAAGTTATCAGTGAATGAATTTTCTCACAATTCATAGATGGAAGATAGGTTAAACAGACCAGATAAGGAAACGACGGAAGATCCCGGAGAGAGCCATCCCTATCATCTGGCTACTCAAGGTGAAAAGCAAGGCAAATCCCCATCCCAGGTTGATATTAAAGAATGCTGCATACCGTGTCAGTCATATTGAACGAAAACTTGTCTGATTTTATAGGGACATACGTTTTCCTTGAAGAGCGAGAAGGGCATCGGTGCTATATGCATAATCGATAGCGACGCTAGCCATTTATATGAGCACACCCCGTTGATGAGATCCGGTTGATTCAAGTATCCAAGAACTTACTTTGACATGATCTGCAGAAATGTATCAGAACATTGAGCATGGTCTTCAGAGTTGAGAAAAATAGCCGACTTACCGTTATCACCGCATGCTCCTTGATTGTAAATGGACCAGTGTTAAATGTCCAACGAAGACCGAAGACATTGAAAACCTTTCGTGGAACAACCTTCGCCCAGAGACATCCAACGGGGTAGACCAGTCTTAAGGAATGGTTGTTAGTAGCAGTCAAAATGATCGTGGACACTCGAGCTGGcatgtatatacatacaatTGGACGACAATTGAAGGAAAAGTAATTGCTGGGCTCCTGGGAGGGATATCAGCATCCGTCAGGCGTTGAACAATCATGGCGCATGTAATAAACGAACCGCATGCTCAAGAACATGTTCAGCCCGCTTCCCACAGTGACAAAAACCAATCCCAAAATCCATGCGCGAACGGTGTTGGCCACCTCTCCTTCATCTGTGTTTCTTACGGCGGCGCGAACTTCCGGGTATGGCGACTCCTCGAGAAAGGCCTTGTCAACTTGAGTGACAATCTCAACGTCCCCAGTCCGCCTTGCTTCCTCTATAGCGTCAATCTGCTCACTGGGGAGGTTCGGGTCCCATTGATGAGACTTTGCGACCTTCTCCAGGTCCTTCGCCGCGATCTCGCGCTCCTGAGACTCAGGCTTCCCCTCTCCCTTCACCTCATCGGAGTGCGTCGTGATGACGTCCCCATCACCATGGCCACTGGCTGCTGACCGGGAAAAGAGCCTTGATTTCCACGTCATGATGGTCAACTGGATGATCAAACGCGCTTCCAAAAGATCTATCAAGGTTTACAGTCGCAGCCGGGGTCAAGCTGTATAGATATCTGGGGAAGCGGGCCCCTCTGTTATTGTGCTACCTCCCCATGACACGAGGTCCGCTAAAACCCCCCCACCTCCCCCAAGACCCAAGCCTGTCGAAATTCTCGAAGCGTTAACCGGAAATGCTACATCAGGAGGTGTGCAAGCCACCATCCCCAGGCTTCTCCATGCCGATCCACATGGCTAATCGCGGAACCTGTGGAACCTGTTTAAAGCCAACCAGGGTCGTGGAACGACACAACAGACAAGACCAAAAGGGAGCGCCCTACTTCGTGTACCTCTCTTCAACCCGCGATGGTAAATGGCAAGCGTCCTTCTCCGCAAAGTTCTATTCCAAGCAGCAAAACCCGcttggaaaagaaaatggactCATTGTTAGGCTATGGTTGGGCTCGGAAAACTGGGGATGCGACGGGGATGGCGACAGTTACGGATTCGACCGCGATACATACATGGCCCCAGATAAGCTTCAAGAAGCGGCGGGGGTGATGTAACTACTAGAGTCCGCGCGGTCTTGGTAGCTGCTTGTTCGCACCCTGGCTTCGAGCCCAAGTAATGAGGAGGCAAATTTGTTAGTTATCCCTTGTGAACTCACTTTAGTCGTTGGGAGCCTGTGGCTGGATTTTAGTACTTTACCAACTAtacgaagtactccgtacgccGCAGAGAGACTTTTCCATCTTTCTGACATGCCTGCTCCTTGTCGTCTTCTACACTCCTTATACAAACCCGCCCTCGGGGAAGAGTAGATAAACGGATAAAATGAAGTACCCTGAGAGCGCTCCCGCGGCAAATTGCTTGTGTGAAAAACGACTCCATGCAGCACCCTGCATCCCAAGGCGCCTATCAGAATTCGGGATTCCCGAACAGGTGATGAATTACATGCAACCTGGACGGTTATTAGCCGGGTTTCCAAAAATTGCCTCGGAGAACACACATCCCAATCGTGtgatgacaatgaatctaGGGACCAGCCTCCGCCCCGAGAACTCGAGTCTGAAAATACATTCCGTCTCGCGATATTTTCCCGCATTTGGACATCAGATGAGTTGGTTGACGGTGCTATGCCAAAGCCAACGGAAATACGACCCTACACTGTGCAATGGGCGTGGCAGGTTATTCCATGCTAATGACGGAAGTGCTCGGGTTAGCCAATCCTTTGGGACGAATTCACAGATAAGATAATTAGCTGAAGTCTTGCTGTGGctttattattttatatcATATAGTTAAACGGTTGGCCTGAAAAGTTCCTTGAGCTGTGCTGCTTGTTCTAGTGGAGCGACTGGGGGAAAAGGTTAGGGTACTAGAGCTCCCTTGCCCCCTGGCACCCGGAACGCTGAAACAAGGTCATAAATGAAAAGCTTGCTCAGGGAGCTTAACCTTTgttttccttgcttttccGGCTTGGAGGATCGGGCTCGACCCGAATAAATGTTAGTTAATCTCTCCGATGCAACTGCAGCCTGTGCCCGAGGATATTGGCGAGTATTCAGCCGCTAAAAGAACTAAGCGCTAAATTCAACAGCCGTTTCTAACTCCCGAGTGGCGTCGCGCCGACCCTTCTCTCAAACGAGCAGGTAAGTCCAAGGTGACCATTAACACCAAGTATTTTGAGGAGGCATGCTCCGTAAATGCCCAACCATTCTAGCTGGCCTGTTATTATCAGCAACCAAACGTTGTACCAGCATTATCTCCACGCTTAAAACCAGAAATTGTGACAAGGAACATCGTAGCGAAGTTAATCGGCGATCGGGCCAACCTTGATCATGAAAGTCCCCTCGGTGGGAACGCCGATTGTTGTTTGTTGCCCTCTCGATTTAACCGGACAAAATCTAAGTTGCTCAGCGACGACCAATCCCCATTCCACCCCTTCAGCCTCCTGATATTATCTTCCGAGCCTAGATCTGGGACCCAGAACCCTGTGGCGTATTCCTTCGCTTCAAATTCTTCTCTTTGGGTTAGTGTTTCTTCCCGTTTACTCGGCGGCCGGCCTTTCCTCTTCTGCTGACGAAGCTCTGTGAGCTCAGGTGCATATCGCGCTCTATATCTACATATATTCGATAAGAAAATAAGCAGGAGTTCTAAGACAATGCAGACAGTAACTACATTAGTTAGCGCGAGTCTCACCTTGTAACCAATTGGGCCACCTCCTCATCTGAGAGCGGCGCTGCAATATGCTGGATGGAGTCTTTGAAGAAATTCACTCTGTCCACTGCAGCAGAAATACGATCGCGTCAGACAGGACATTCAATGACAATGCCACGGAAAGGTAATGCTCACGGTATATTTGCCTTCCCTTCACATGCTCCGCAGCGGCGCGCGCCAGCTTCCCCTCCCTCGCACTCGCTCGGCGGAGACGCTTCGAGTCTCTGCTATTGGCATGCAAGGCGTCAAGCGCTCCCCTTTTTTTAGAGATTTGCTTTTGCACCTTTTGTAGGTTCCTTGCCATATTCTGATATCCGTCCGCTTTATTCTCGTCTCTTCTTCCAGCCACAGTAATTATCAATAGCTCATCAGCCTGATCCTGTACTCCGGACTCCGTAGGCAGAGAATTTTTTGGAGCCTgcagaaaaaagaaaaggcggTGTGtgaagataagataagaatctggacggagtacggagcacggTTGCGCCGCTAGCGTTGTATCAAAGCCCCTTTCAAAGCATCGAAGAAAACTGCCAGCAATGTTTTATCTTGTCTCTTGATCATCAAACCATAAGTACACATATTAACCAACAATTAAAGATCTTGTGTGTAACACGACTACGATGCGTCGCAGCATGCTCTGGACTCTGTCCAAGTTTGGGGGGGTTAATTTTGCTAACATATTCAGGAACTTGGGTTGCAGAAACCCTTGGAGGTTACAGAATACTCAGTACAATCATTAACTTTAAAAGTCACAGATTTGTTTTAACCATATTCTGGAGATAGTTAGAGTACAGAGACAGTGAGATGTGAGATGCATAATTCTAGTTCCATCACCTGCGCTCTAAAGCCCGAGGCATTGAAGTGTCTATCTCGCCAGAAAGTAGTGGGTAGGCGTAAGGGGGGTTTCAGTGTGGTGTTGGCGCTTCATAACTCTAGGGCATCTCATTTCAAGCCAGCGTCATGGAAACAAAACACGTTGGACATAAATCAATATTGGTCTTGTTTTTCTGCCCTGTAGCGGATGGATTGGCGTCGAAGCATTATCACGTGACAAAAAGACATGGATCCAACACGTGACTTCATCGCATGCAGCTCCACGTGACGTCAGGACGCTCATTGGCCATCGCGTCCCGGAGCGCGTTTCCTTGAAGATTGCAGTTGCTCTTTTCTCGAGAGTAGCGATCATTCCTGTAGTCCTCTCTACCTGCCCTCTTCTATAGAGCGTGTTTGTTTACCCTCTATTTATTGATTTCGAAATATGAAGATGACATAATATTTGCAGGCCTCGCGCTGTATGGTCTGGCCCATGTGCTGCTGACTCGAAGGGTAAACATTGGAGGAGCTCACAATATATCGCCAGCATGGGCATTGCAGGTAGGGTATAGAGCTTTGAACTGTTAGCATTTTCATTTGACACGTTGTAACAGGCCTCCACTCGCTTCTGAAATCCATCCAGAAGCCATGCAATGTCAAGAAATTCAAGGGCCAAACCCTTGGAGTCGATGCTTACGGATGGCTCCATCGAGGGAGTGTTGCGTTTGCTCTTGACTTGGCTCTCAATCGTCAAACGATCGGGTATGTTTTACCTTGTCGGTCCTTTGTTGGAATACGATATGAATTGCTGGCCCCCCTTTTTAACCTTAGGTATGTCGATTTCGCCATGCACCGTGTTCGC
This window harbors:
- a CDS encoding uncharacterized protein (EggNog:ENOG410PFPV~COG:P~TransMembrane:13 (i114-132o138-158i218-238o244-266i287-318o324-342i363-382o436-456i489-509o515-539i671-690o710-731i743-768o)) — its product is MTWKSRLFSRSAASGHGDGDVITTHSDEVKGEGKPESQEREIAAKDLEKVAKSHQWDPNLPSEQIDAIEEARRTGDVEIVTQVDKAFLEESPYPEVRAAVRNTDEGEVANTVRAWILGLVFVTVGSGLNMFLSMRSPAITFPSIVVQLLVYPVGCLWAKVVPRKVFNVFGLRWTFNTGPFTIKEHAVITIMSNVAIDYAYSTDALLALQGKPFFNINLGWGFALLFTLSSQMIGMALSGIFRRFLIWPAAMIWPSVFSNTSLFYALHDKTRSDPSTTNGWRISRYRWFLYLMMAAFAYYWIPGVLWQGLSVFCFVTWIRPKSPVINQLFGGFTGLSLIPLTFDWTYISSYLQNPLLSPTHSHLNTLIGLGLFVIITTVGISYSGAMYSDYLPINTSSTFDNTQNFYNVSRILGPNFSFDIEKYKSYSPLFLAPTFALNYGLSFAALTAVLVHIALYHGKEIIYRAKAARNQEPDIHMKLMSKYEECPEWWYAVLLAVSVALGLATSEAYSSQLPWWAFFVATIMGLVFVIPTCMLLAIANIPLALNVLSPFLGGFMLPGKAIGVMVFKVYATNTLGRAQTYSRDLKLGHYMKVPPKTTFTCQVGATIWAVFVQIAVMNWTLGNVENVCTPDQPAHFTCPNGKTFFSSSIVWGVIGPQRMFGPGSIYSSIQWYWLIGAALPVIFYVLIRLFPRSPARFLNAPVMLGAMNWLPPATPLSFSSWAIVGLIFNYWIRRKWSGWWHQYNYVTAAALDSGLVIATIVIFFAITFPGVSLPNWWGNNIPYETIDYTYEAVRRTVSPGETFGPTEW
- a CDS encoding uncharacterized protein (BUSCO:477057at4751~EggNog:ENOG410PRAY~COG:S~BUSCO:14837at33183), which translates into the protein MARNLQKVQKQISKKRGALDALHANSRDSKRLRRASAREGKLARAAAEHVKGRQIYLDRVNFFKDSIQHIAAPLSDEEVAQLVTRYRARYAPELTELRQQKRKGRPPSKREETLTQREEFEAKEYATGFWVPDLGSEDNIRRLKGWNGDWSSLSNLDFVRLNREGNKQQSAFPPRGLS
- a CDS encoding uncharacterized protein (EggNog:ENOG410PHH2~COG:S): MVKRIVQHPLSICRPVVQQPIDHGESIQHRIVRVTEDIECLKRFYSIDISPTTVAKLKKYYHEELGELEALPFQSYNQEDKIDFLLLSNFLRRSLRRLELDETRIKKMDPLLRPFAPSIIQLCEDRQKVVPVDGQVAAQRLEDISKAITSLMTRLEKGDIEIDKFSAFRAASAVEQLQHSLAEWFSFYEGYEPLLTWWTSQPHSQVIVKLEDLAAAIRRNIVGLDPDEEDPIVGQPIGYEGLLADLEAEVIPYTPEELITIGEKEYIWCEREMKNASRELGFGEDWRRALEYVKNLYVSPGQQPQLVRKLADEAIEYVTKNDLVTVPPLAAETWRTFMMSPSAQKVAPFFLGGESIRVSFPTSSMDHNDKLMSLRSNNVHFSRATVFHELIPGHHLQLYMASRYRPYRQLFTTPFWIEGGALYWEMTFWDRGFPQSPENRIGMLFWRMHRCARIIFSLKFHMGQMTPQECIDFLVSRVGHERATAEGEVRRSFNGDYSPLYQAGYMLGALQLRSLRREIVDSGIIGEKEFHDWILRENQMPIEFLRAIMQDLPLTPEYKPSWKFYG